The Aureispira anguillae genome contains a region encoding:
- the rplA gene encoding 50S ribosomal protein L1, with the protein MGKITKKRAEAEKKIEAGKLYSLEEAMALVKEVNIAKYDASVDLHIRLGVDPRKADQNLRGTITLPHGTGKDKKVLALCTPDKEEEAKAAGADYVGLDEYLTKMQGGWLDIDVIVAMANVMPKLGRLGRVLGPRGLMPNPKSGTVVTAGQSLGDAISSIKKGKTSFRVDKYGIVHTPIGRVSFTADKLYDNAKEVLNTLTKIKPSSAKGTYMKSITTATTCSPGVAINTKLK; encoded by the coding sequence ATGGGAAAAATTACTAAAAAGAGAGCAGAAGCAGAAAAGAAAATTGAAGCTGGCAAGCTCTATTCCCTAGAGGAAGCAATGGCTCTTGTTAAAGAGGTCAATATTGCGAAATATGATGCGTCTGTGGATTTACACATCCGTTTAGGAGTAGATCCTCGTAAAGCTGACCAAAATCTTCGTGGCACCATTACCTTGCCTCACGGTACGGGTAAAGACAAGAAGGTTTTAGCTCTTTGTACTCCAGATAAGGAGGAAGAAGCTAAAGCTGCTGGTGCTGATTACGTAGGTTTGGATGAATACCTTACTAAAATGCAAGGTGGTTGGTTAGATATTGACGTTATCGTTGCAATGGCGAACGTAATGCCAAAGCTTGGTCGTCTAGGTAGAGTATTAGGACCTCGTGGACTAATGCCTAACCCTAAATCTGGTACTGTAGTTACTGCTGGTCAGAGTTTGGGAGATGCTATTAGCTCTATCAAAAAAGGGAAAACTTCTTTCCGTGTTGACAAATACGGTATTGTTCACACTCCTATTGGTCGTGTTTCTTTTACGGCTGACAAATTGTATGACAATGCAAAAGAAGTATTAAACACATTGACTAAAATAAAGCCTTCTTCTGCTAAGGGAACTTATATGAAGAGTATTACAACGGCTACTACTTGCAGTCCTGGTGTTGCTATCAATACTAAATTAAAATAA
- the rplK gene encoding 50S ribosomal protein L11 yields MAKEVETFIKLQVKGGQANPAPPVGPALGAKGVNIMEFCKRFNADTQDKMGQILPVIITVFKDKSFSFVIKTPPAAVQLLKAAGLKGGSDQSNRNKVGSVTWDQVKEIVENKMPDLNCFTVESGMKMVAGTARSMGINVTGTAPWDN; encoded by the coding sequence ATGGCAAAAGAAGTCGAAACATTTATTAAGCTACAAGTAAAAGGAGGACAAGCAAATCCAGCTCCACCAGTAGGTCCTGCATTGGGTGCCAAAGGTGTTAATATCATGGAATTCTGCAAGCGTTTTAATGCAGATACCCAAGATAAAATGGGTCAAATTTTGCCTGTAATCATTACTGTATTCAAAGACAAATCTTTTAGCTTTGTTATCAAAACTCCTCCAGCTGCAGTTCAGTTATTGAAAGCTGCTGGTCTAAAAGGTGGTTCTGATCAGTCTAACCGTAATAAGGTGGGTTCAGTTACTTGGGATCAAGTAAAGGAAATCGTCGAAAACAAAATGCCTGACCTTAACTGTTTTACAGTTGAATCAGGTATGAAAATGGTTGCGGGAACGGCTCGAAGCATGGGGATCAATGTTACTGGAACAGCTCCTTGGGACAACTAG
- the tuf gene encoding elongation factor Tu: MAKETFDRSKPHVNIGTIGHVDHGKTTLTAAITNVLADAGLAEKKDYTTIDSAPEEKERGITINTAHVEYETANRHYAHVDCPGHADYVKNMVTGAAQMDGAILVVAATDGPMPQTREHILLARQVGVPKIVVFMNKVDLVDDPEMLELVEMEAQEILESYGFEDCTIVQGSALKALEGDAAGVAAINELMAAVDADIPLPERDVDKPFLMPIEDVFSITGRGTVATGRIERGVINTGDAVDIIGFMEDGEKLTSTVTGVEMFRKILDRGEAGDNAGLLLRGVEKTALKRGMVICKPGSVKPHTKFTCEVYVLGKDEGGRHKPFFNGYRPQFYFRTTDVTGAIELPANVEMVMPGDNLTITVELIAPIAMEKGLRFAIREGGRTVGAGQVTEILE; encoded by the coding sequence ATGGCTAAAGAAACGTTTGATCGCTCGAAGCCCCACGTAAATATTGGTACAATTGGACACGTGGATCATGGTAAGACCACTCTTACTGCTGCAATAACTAATGTTTTAGCAGATGCTGGTCTTGCTGAGAAAAAAGACTATACAACTATTGACTCTGCTCCAGAGGAAAAAGAGCGTGGTATTACTATTAATACTGCTCATGTTGAATATGAAACAGCTAATCGTCACTATGCACACGTTGACTGTCCAGGTCACGCCGATTATGTGAAAAACATGGTAACTGGTGCTGCACAAATGGATGGTGCTATTCTTGTAGTTGCTGCTACTGATGGTCCTATGCCTCAAACTCGTGAGCACATCCTTCTTGCTCGTCAAGTAGGTGTACCTAAGATTGTTGTTTTCATGAACAAAGTTGATCTTGTTGATGATCCAGAAATGCTAGAATTAGTAGAAATGGAAGCTCAAGAAATCTTAGAATCTTATGGTTTTGAAGATTGTACAATTGTTCAAGGTTCTGCTCTTAAAGCTCTAGAAGGTGATGCTGCTGGTGTTGCTGCTATCAACGAATTGATGGCTGCTGTAGATGCTGATATTCCTTTGCCTGAGCGTGATGTAGATAAGCCTTTCTTGATGCCTATCGAGGATGTATTCTCTATTACTGGTCGTGGTACTGTTGCTACTGGTCGTATCGAGCGTGGTGTTATCAATACTGGTGATGCTGTAGATATTATCGGTTTCATGGAAGATGGTGAAAAACTTACTTCTACTGTAACAGGTGTTGAGATGTTCCGTAAAATCTTGGATCGTGGTGAAGCTGGTGATAACGCTGGTTTGTTACTACGTGGTGTTGAGAAAACAGCATTGAAAAGAGGTATGGTAATCTGTAAGCCTGGTTCTGTTAAGCCTCATACTAAATTTACTTGTGAAGTATATGTATTAGGTAAAGATGAAGGTGGTCGTCACAAGCCTTTCTTCAACGGTTACCGTCCACAGTTCTACTTCCGTACTACTGACGTAACTGGTGCTATCGAATTGCCTGCTAATGTAGAGATGGTAATGCCAGGTGATAACTTGACTATTACAGTTGAATTGATCGCTCCTATCGCTATGGAGAAAGGTCTACGTTTCGCTATCCGTGAGGGTGGTCGTACAGTAGGTGCTGGTCAAGTAACTGAAATCTTAGAATAA
- the nusG gene encoding transcription termination/antitermination protein NusG: MGAVETKWYCLRVVSNKERKIKERLDLEIDRNGWRDLVPNIIVPTEKVYKIRNGKKVIQERTLTPGYILVEAVVRNTPTGMKSSLNGNVIQAMTSIKDVIHFLGKKNPIPMRDHEITRILSKVDQSSETGESLADPFLVGEDVKVTDGPFKDFPGVVKAVNEEKKKLTIITKVFGRETEVELNFMQVEKNS; encoded by the coding sequence ATGGGCGCTGTAGAAACGAAATGGTATTGCTTGAGGGTAGTCTCTAATAAAGAACGTAAAATCAAAGAACGTTTAGATCTAGAAATAGATCGTAATGGTTGGAGAGATCTTGTTCCCAATATTATTGTCCCTACAGAGAAAGTTTACAAAATCCGTAATGGTAAAAAAGTAATCCAAGAACGTACGCTTACTCCTGGTTATATTTTAGTAGAAGCCGTAGTAAGAAATACTCCCACTGGTATGAAATCCTCGCTGAATGGCAATGTCATTCAAGCTATGACCTCCATCAAAGATGTGATCCACTTTTTAGGAAAGAAAAATCCTATTCCAATGAGAGATCACGAAATCACAAGAATTTTAAGTAAGGTTGACCAATCGTCTGAAACGGGCGAATCTTTAGCAGATCCATTCTTAGTAGGAGAGGACGTTAAGGTGACTGATGGACCCTTCAAGGATTTTCCTGGTGTGGTCAAAGCGGTTAATGAGGAAAAGAAAAAACTCACAATCATTACCAAAGTATTTGGTAGAGAGACTGAGGTTGAATTGAACTTTATGCAAGTTGAAAAAAACTCTTAA
- the rplJ gene encoding 50S ribosomal protein L10 has translation MTKAEKTLVIEELAGKFADSKYFYVTDCSELNVETINKLRRTCFEQDIQLKVVKNTLIKKALEKAATTNEENYEDLYGVLKGASALMFTETGNAPAKLIKKFREDNEKPVLKAAFVESEVYVGDDQLDALVSIKSKEELIGDIILLLESPIKNLVGSLQSGGNTISGLLKALEERGE, from the coding sequence ATGACAAAAGCAGAAAAAACGTTAGTTATCGAAGAGTTGGCTGGGAAGTTTGCGGATAGTAAATACTTCTATGTAACAGACTGCTCTGAACTAAATGTTGAAACAATAAATAAATTAAGAAGAACATGCTTTGAGCAAGATATTCAACTAAAAGTAGTTAAGAATACCTTGATCAAAAAAGCGTTGGAAAAAGCCGCTACTACCAATGAAGAGAACTATGAAGATCTTTATGGTGTACTAAAAGGCGCTTCTGCGTTGATGTTCACTGAAACTGGTAATGCTCCAGCCAAACTAATTAAAAAATTTAGAGAAGACAATGAAAAGCCTGTATTAAAAGCAGCTTTTGTTGAATCTGAAGTTTATGTTGGCGATGACCAATTGGATGCTTTAGTTAGCATCAAATCTAAAGAAGAGCTTATCGGCGATATCATTCTATTGCTCGAATCTCCTATCAAAAACCTTGTGGGATCTCTACAGTCTGGTGGAAACACTATCTCTGGGTTGCTTAAGGCTTTGGAGGAGCGTGGCGAATAG
- the lptC gene encoding LPS export ABC transporter periplasmic protein LptC, which translates to MFRATINLKYGIFLFLLLNSACSGNEMKDLDNITLKDDVGIERAEGIELLYSDSSVVRVAIHAPTLLRYIARDTPKQVFPDGVDADFYNDQHIQTSKMTAKYAEQFEKERKVYLRDSVFIWNNKNEMLETEELIWDEPAEKIYSTKYVKITTPTQIIEGYGFKSNLDFTDWEIYNVSGQMEQKNMMDSPF; encoded by the coding sequence ATGTTTAGAGCTACCATCAATCTAAAATATGGAATTTTTCTTTTCCTGCTCCTTAATAGTGCTTGTTCGGGGAATGAAATGAAAGACCTAGATAATATAACACTAAAAGATGATGTGGGAATTGAACGAGCAGAGGGAATTGAACTATTGTATAGCGATTCTTCCGTTGTTCGAGTAGCGATTCATGCCCCTACCCTTTTGCGCTATATTGCTAGAGATACCCCCAAACAAGTTTTTCCAGATGGAGTTGACGCTGATTTTTATAATGATCAACATATCCAAACGAGTAAAATGACAGCAAAATATGCTGAGCAATTTGAAAAAGAACGAAAAGTTTACTTAAGGGATAGTGTCTTTATTTGGAACAATAAAAATGAAATGCTAGAAACAGAAGAGTTGATCTGGGATGAACCAGCTGAAAAAATCTATTCTACTAAATATGTAAAAATCACTACCCCCACGCAAATTATAGAAGGGTATGGATTTAAATCTAATTTAGATTTTACAGATTGGGAAATTTACAACGTTAGTGGACAAATGGAGCAAAAAAATATGATGGATAGCCCTTTCTAA
- a CDS encoding N-acetylmuramoyl-L-alanine amidase family protein, whose product MLNTNLYQFVLFLVITAFLYSPETKGQSKKEYIRAVAQKGDGIYLLLGRYHLDRNACSLEQFCKLNKLKKNASLKLGKSYKLPIVKYRYNQKSIRSTANIKDWQSAKRVERYNDLMVELGYKASDFRRGTRELWVPYHMKYCPLDVSKFVPKNRNFPIFGEKYAKVPLKDDKLAGAVYYIVAGHGGPDPGAMAKYKGKYLCEDEYAYDISLRLARNLVEHGAVVYFIVRDKNDGIRNAEYLKSDMDERCWPNAVIPVGQKARLTQRSDIINELYEQNRRRGVDYQRLIEIHVDSRMKSKRIDLFFYYYPTSQGGKALAAKLHHTMKKKYAANRKSGEYHGSVIPRDLHMLREVKPLPVFIEVGNIQNPNDQKRILYASNRQALADWLEEGLLKDY is encoded by the coding sequence ATGTTGAATACAAACCTCTATCAATTCGTTTTATTTCTAGTTATAACTGCTTTTTTGTATAGCCCAGAAACAAAAGGGCAATCTAAAAAAGAATACATTAGGGCTGTTGCTCAAAAAGGCGATGGAATATATCTATTGTTAGGACGTTATCATTTGGATCGAAACGCCTGTAGTCTGGAGCAATTTTGTAAACTAAATAAGTTAAAAAAGAATGCTAGCCTAAAATTGGGCAAAAGTTACAAATTGCCTATTGTCAAATATAGGTATAATCAAAAATCAATTCGATCAACTGCTAACATCAAGGATTGGCAAAGTGCTAAACGAGTAGAACGCTACAATGATTTGATGGTAGAGCTGGGGTATAAAGCAAGCGATTTTAGGCGTGGAACCAGAGAGTTATGGGTGCCCTATCATATGAAATATTGCCCTTTGGATGTTTCTAAATTTGTGCCTAAAAATCGAAATTTCCCTATCTTTGGCGAAAAATATGCTAAGGTGCCACTAAAAGATGATAAACTGGCTGGAGCGGTTTATTATATTGTAGCAGGGCATGGGGGACCAGATCCTGGAGCTATGGCAAAATACAAGGGGAAATATCTTTGTGAAGATGAATATGCCTATGATATTTCGCTGCGCTTAGCACGTAATTTGGTAGAGCATGGTGCAGTTGTCTATTTTATCGTTCGAGACAAAAATGATGGTATTAGAAATGCAGAATACCTAAAATCAGATATGGATGAACGTTGTTGGCCGAATGCAGTAATTCCTGTAGGACAAAAAGCTCGTTTGACGCAGCGATCGGATATTATTAATGAGTTGTACGAACAAAATAGGCGCAGAGGAGTAGATTATCAACGATTGATAGAAATTCATGTTGATTCTAGGATGAAATCTAAGCGTATAGATTTGTTCTTTTATTATTATCCTACTAGTCAAGGAGGAAAAGCATTGGCAGCTAAATTACACCATACCATGAAAAAGAAATATGCCGCCAACCGAAAATCAGGAGAGTATCATGGTTCGGTTATTCCTAGGGATTTACACATGCTGCGTGAAGTAAAGCCCTTGCCTGTTTTTATTGAGGTGGGTAATATTCAAAATCCCAATGACCAAAAACGTATTTTGTACGCTAGCAATCGACAAGCTTTGGCAGATTGGTTGGAAGAGGGGCTCTTAAAAGATTATTAG
- the rplL gene encoding 50S ribosomal protein L7/L12, translating to MADLNQLAEELVNLSVKDVKELADILKETYGIEPAAAAVAVAAGPGAGGAEAAAEKTEFDVMLKSAGSAKLKVVKEIKTLLGVGLKEAKELVDGAPCAVKEAAPKDEAESLKAALEAVGAEVELK from the coding sequence ATGGCTGATCTAAATCAATTAGCAGAAGAACTAGTAAACTTATCAGTAAAAGACGTTAAAGAATTAGCTGATATTCTTAAAGAAACTTATGGCATTGAGCCTGCTGCTGCTGCTGTAGCTGTTGCTGCTGGTCCTGGCGCTGGTGGTGCTGAGGCTGCTGCTGAAAAAACTGAATTTGACGTTATGTTGAAATCAGCTGGTTCTGCTAAGTTGAAAGTAGTTAAAGAAATCAAAACTCTATTGGGTGTTGGTCTTAAAGAAGCAAAAGAACTTGTAGATGGTGCTCCTTGCGCTGTTAAAGAGGCTGCTCCTAAAGACGAAGCTGAAAGCTTAAAAGCTGCTTTGGAAGCAGTAGGTGCTGAAGTAGAGTTGAAATAA
- the hpf gene encoding ribosome hibernation-promoting factor, HPF/YfiA family: protein MEIRTQAVNFDADSKLMEFIDKKLGKLETFYDNIVSTDVFLKLEKTGQVQDKVAEIKIKVPGSTLVAKETSKSFEESVDLGASSLRRQLIKYKAKKNN from the coding sequence ATGGAAATTCGCACGCAAGCCGTCAATTTTGATGCAGATTCTAAATTAATGGAGTTTATTGACAAAAAATTGGGCAAATTAGAAACATTTTATGACAATATTGTCAGTACAGATGTTTTCCTAAAATTAGAAAAAACAGGGCAGGTACAGGATAAGGTAGCAGAAATAAAAATAAAAGTTCCTGGTTCTACTTTGGTGGCAAAAGAAACAAGTAAATCCTTCGAAGAGTCCGTAGATTTGGGCGCTTCATCGTTACGAAGACAACTAATCAAGTACAAGGCAAAAAAAAATAATTAA
- the rpoB gene encoding DNA-directed RNA polymerase subunit beta, whose product MSSLNNTSHRGAPENTRHNFGKIKHEDQYPDFLEIQVKSFQEFFQLETTPESRIDEGLYQVFQENFPITDARNIFVLEFLNYFIDPPRYSIEECMERGLTYSVPLKAKLRLSCNDEEHVDFEQTVQDVFLGNIPYMTPKGTFVVNGAERVIVSQLHRSPGVFFGQSRHPNGTKIYSARVIPFKGAWMEFATDINSVMYAYIDRKKKFPVTTLLRAIGYDGDKDILNLFGLADEIPATRESLEANLGRKLAARVLRNWTEDFVDEDTGEVVSIERIEVILERDVILDASNIEDVLEVGVESVILQKEDIEEDYSVIYNTLQKDTSNSEIEAVQHIYRQLRGSDPPDEETARGIIEKLFFSDKRYNLGDVGRYKINRKLELNTSRDVSVLTKEDIIEIVTYLVRLINQKAEIDDIDHLSNRRVRTVGEQLYSQFGVGLARMARTIRERMNVRDNEVFTPVDLINARTLSSVINSFFGTSQLSQFLDQTNPLSEITHKRRISALGPGGLSRERAGFEVRDVHYSHYGRLCTIETPEGPNIGLISTLCVHAKINKMGFIETPYRPILDGIRVDFGNNPQYLSAEQEDYKIIAQANAKLNTKGEFATDRIKCRQHGEFPVLSPDEIEFIDISPNQIVGVSASLIPFLSHDDANRALMGSNMQRQAVPLLKPQSPIVGTGLEAKVARDSRMLINAEGDGVVDYVDATKIIIKYDRTAEERAVSFDDDFTTYDLVKFRRTNQNSCINLKPIVAKGERVHRGKVLCQGYATQDGELALGQNLKVAFMPWKGYNFEDAIVLSERVVREDIFTSLHIEAFEVDVRDTKLGEEEFTNDIPNVSEDATRNLDENGLIRIGAWIKERDIIVGKITPKGESDPTPEEKLLRAIFGDKAGDVKDASLKASPSTKGVIIDKRLFKRAKKDKVQKAMDKKLLSKLDTDFDNEIAKLKSNLVEKLLTLLDGKTSEGIKSIYNEQLIEKDAKFTERGLRDIDYSAVDYTNWTNDDTTNQLVRQLLHNYSIKVNQIISNYKRDKFAITIGDELPAGVLKLAKVYLAKKRKLKVGDKLAGRHGNKGIVARIVRDEDMPYLEDGTPMDIILNPLGVPSRMNLGQIFETVLGWAGEKLNMKFATPIFDGAKSDQINKFVQEAGLPYFGQTHLYDGETGDRFHQEATVGVIYMLKLAHMVDDKMHARSIGPYSLITQQPLGGKAQFGGQRFGEMEVWALEAFGAASILQELLTIKSDDIIGRAKAYEAIVKGDNLPESSIPESFNVLVHELRGLALEIKFE is encoded by the coding sequence ATGTCATCTCTTAACAATACAAGCCATCGCGGTGCACCTGAAAATACGAGACATAATTTTGGTAAAATTAAGCATGAGGATCAATATCCTGATTTCTTAGAAATCCAAGTCAAATCGTTTCAGGAGTTCTTTCAACTAGAAACTACTCCAGAAAGTAGAATTGATGAGGGACTTTATCAAGTGTTTCAGGAAAATTTTCCAATCACAGATGCCCGTAATATTTTTGTTTTAGAATTTTTGAACTATTTTATCGATCCACCTCGTTACTCTATAGAAGAATGTATGGAGCGTGGTTTGACTTATAGTGTGCCTCTAAAAGCAAAATTGCGCCTTTCTTGTAATGATGAAGAACACGTGGATTTTGAACAAACTGTTCAAGATGTATTTTTGGGGAACATCCCATACATGACTCCTAAGGGTACCTTTGTTGTCAATGGTGCGGAGCGTGTTATCGTGTCTCAATTGCATCGTTCGCCAGGTGTATTCTTTGGTCAAAGTCGTCATCCCAATGGTACTAAGATCTATTCTGCTCGTGTAATTCCTTTTAAAGGAGCATGGATGGAATTTGCTACAGACATTAACTCTGTCATGTATGCTTATATCGACCGTAAGAAAAAATTCCCTGTTACAACTTTATTGCGTGCTATCGGTTACGATGGTGACAAAGATATCCTGAATTTATTCGGCTTAGCAGACGAAATTCCTGCTACTCGCGAATCTTTAGAAGCTAACTTGGGTAGAAAGTTGGCCGCTCGTGTTTTGCGTAACTGGACAGAAGATTTTGTGGACGAAGACACTGGAGAGGTTGTTTCTATCGAGCGTATTGAGGTTATCTTGGAGCGTGATGTTATTTTAGATGCTTCTAATATTGAAGATGTTCTCGAAGTAGGGGTTGAAAGTGTGATTCTTCAAAAAGAAGATATTGAAGAGGACTATTCTGTTATATACAATACCTTGCAAAAGGATACTTCCAATTCTGAAATTGAAGCGGTACAACATATCTATCGCCAATTGCGTGGTTCTGACCCGCCAGATGAGGAGACTGCTAGAGGTATTATTGAAAAATTATTCTTCTCTGACAAGCGTTATAACTTAGGTGATGTTGGTCGTTATAAGATCAATCGAAAACTAGAGTTGAATACTAGCCGTGATGTTAGTGTTTTGACAAAAGAGGATATTATCGAAATCGTAACTTATTTGGTGCGTTTGATCAACCAAAAAGCAGAAATTGATGATATTGATCACTTGAGCAACCGTCGTGTACGTACTGTTGGAGAGCAATTATATTCTCAATTTGGAGTTGGATTGGCTCGTATGGCTCGTACAATTCGTGAGCGTATGAATGTTCGTGATAACGAGGTGTTTACGCCTGTTGATTTGATTAATGCACGTACCTTATCGTCTGTTATCAACTCATTTTTTGGTACTAGCCAATTGTCTCAGTTCTTGGATCAAACCAATCCACTTTCTGAGATTACTCATAAGCGTCGTATTTCTGCATTAGGACCTGGTGGTTTATCTAGGGAGCGTGCAGGGTTTGAGGTACGTGACGTTCACTATTCTCATTATGGTCGTTTGTGTACGATTGAAACTCCTGAGGGACCGAATATTGGTTTGATCTCTACACTTTGTGTACATGCTAAGATCAACAAAATGGGCTTTATCGAAACGCCATATCGTCCAATTTTGGATGGTATTCGGGTAGATTTTGGCAATAACCCTCAATATTTGTCAGCAGAGCAAGAAGATTATAAAATTATTGCTCAAGCGAATGCTAAATTAAATACGAAGGGCGAGTTTGCTACTGATCGTATCAAATGTCGTCAACATGGTGAATTCCCTGTATTGAGTCCAGATGAAATCGAATTTATCGATATTTCTCCGAACCAAATTGTAGGGGTTTCTGCTTCGTTGATTCCTTTCTTGTCTCATGATGATGCCAACCGTGCTTTGATGGGATCAAACATGCAGCGTCAGGCAGTACCATTGCTTAAACCTCAGTCTCCAATTGTAGGGACTGGTTTGGAAGCTAAGGTAGCTCGTGATTCTAGAATGTTGATTAATGCAGAGGGAGATGGAGTTGTTGATTATGTAGATGCTACTAAAATTATTATCAAGTATGACCGTACAGCAGAAGAACGTGCGGTTTCTTTTGATGATGATTTCACAACATATGATTTAGTTAAATTTAGAAGAACCAACCAAAATTCATGCATCAACTTGAAGCCTATCGTGGCTAAAGGGGAGCGTGTTCATAGAGGAAAAGTTCTTTGTCAAGGTTATGCTACCCAAGATGGTGAGTTGGCTTTAGGACAAAACCTAAAAGTTGCCTTTATGCCTTGGAAAGGATATAACTTTGAGGATGCAATTGTGCTTTCTGAGCGTGTAGTACGTGAAGATATTTTTACTTCGTTGCACATTGAGGCTTTTGAAGTAGATGTTCGTGATACAAAATTAGGAGAGGAAGAATTTACCAATGATATTCCTAACGTAAGTGAAGATGCGACTAGAAATCTAGATGAGAATGGTTTGATTCGTATTGGTGCTTGGATTAAAGAGCGTGATATTATTGTTGGTAAGATTACTCCAAAAGGAGAATCTGATCCTACGCCTGAAGAAAAATTATTGCGTGCTATCTTTGGAGACAAAGCTGGTGATGTAAAAGATGCTTCGTTAAAAGCTTCTCCTTCTACTAAAGGGGTGATTATCGATAAGCGTTTGTTCAAACGTGCCAAAAAGGATAAGGTACAAAAGGCAATGGACAAAAAGCTATTGTCTAAGTTGGACACAGACTTCGATAATGAAATTGCTAAACTAAAAAGTAATTTAGTTGAAAAACTATTGACCTTGTTGGATGGCAAAACTTCTGAAGGTATCAAGTCGATTTACAACGAGCAATTAATCGAAAAAGATGCTAAATTCACAGAGCGTGGATTGAGAGATATTGATTATAGTGCTGTAGATTATACCAATTGGACCAATGACGATACAACCAATCAGTTGGTGCGCCAATTGCTACACAATTATAGTATCAAAGTAAATCAAATCATTAGTAACTACAAACGAGATAAATTTGCGATTACTATTGGTGATGAACTACCTGCTGGTGTACTTAAGTTAGCGAAAGTATATTTGGCTAAAAAACGTAAACTAAAAGTAGGTGATAAGTTAGCAGGACGTCACGGTAACAAAGGTATTGTTGCTAGAATCGTTCGAGATGAGGATATGCCATACTTAGAGGATGGAACACCAATGGATATTATTTTGAATCCTCTTGGGGTACCTTCTCGTATGAACCTTGGGCAAATTTTTGAAACTGTCTTGGGCTGGGCTGGTGAAAAGCTGAATATGAAGTTTGCAACGCCTATTTTTGATGGTGCTAAGTCGGATCAAATCAATAAGTTTGTACAAGAGGCTGGTTTGCCTTACTTTGGACAAACGCATTTATATGATGGTGAGACTGGAGACCGTTTCCATCAAGAAGCTACTGTAGGGGTGATTTATATGCTGAAACTAGCGCATATGGTAGACGATAAAATGCATGCTCGTTCTATTGGACCTTACTCGTTGATTACTCAACAACCATTGGGTGGTAAAGCTCAGTTTGGTGGTCAGCGTTTTGGTGAGATGGAGGTTTGGGCACTAGAGGCATTTGGTGCTGCTAGTATCCTACAAGAGTTATTGACCATTAAATCGGATGATATTATTGGTCGTGCAAAAGCATACGAAGCAATTGTTAAAGGAGATAACTTACCAGAGTCAAGTATTCCTGAATCATTTAATGTTTTGGTTCACGAACTTAGAGGTTTGGCTCTTGAAATTAAGTTTGAATAA
- the secE gene encoding preprotein translocase subunit SecE → MVEYFKRSMKELTEEVTWPTWAELQKTTVVVIAGSVFLACLIALMDFIWVNVLGILY, encoded by the coding sequence ATGGTTGAATATTTTAAACGTAGCATGAAAGAACTTACCGAAGAGGTAACTTGGCCTACTTGGGCTGAATTGCAAAAAACAACTGTTGTTGTTATTGCAGGTTCTGTGTTTTTGGCGTGCCTAATAGCATTAATGGATTTTATTTGGGTTAATGTATTAGGTATTTTATATTAA